The stretch of DNA ACCCGAGGCGCTTGCTGACCCGGCTCTCCGAGGCGGACGTCTGCTGTGACTTCCGTGCGCCGGACATCATCCGGGCGGCCCCCGCGCCGCTGTACAACTCCTTTCAGGACGTCTACCGCTTCGTGAAGGTGCTGGAGAGCCATGCCCGCGATTGACCAGACGCAGACCGTGACGCTGGCTGGAGCGGGGCTGGTGGGCTCGCTGCTGGCCATGTTCCTGGCCCGGCGCGGCTTCCAGGTGGAGGTGCTGGAGCGGCGTGCGGACATGCGGAAGGAGCAGGGCTCGGCGGGACGCTCCATCAACCTCGCCATCTCCGCGCGAGGGCTGCATGCGCTGCGGCAGGTGGGGCTGGAGCAGGAGGCGCTGCGGCACGCCATCCCCATGCGGGGCCGGATGATCCACCCGCTGTCGGGGGAGCTGAGCCTGCAACCCTATGGGAAGGATGACTCCCAGCACATCAACAGCATCTCCCGGGCGTGGCTCAACAAGAGCCTGATGACGCACGCGGAAGAGACCAACCGGGTCTCCATTCGCTTCAAGCAGCGCATCCAGCACGTGGACTTCGACACGGGCGCGCTCACGGTGCTGGACGAGCCGAGCGGCACCACCCGAGAGGAGCGGGCCGCCGTGCTGCTGGGCACGGATGGCTCGGGCTCGGCGGTGCGGCAGGAGATGATGCGGCTGCCGGGATACCACTCGACCCAGGAGCCGCTGGGCCACGGCTACAAGGAGCTGACCATTCCGGCGGGGCAGGGGAGCACGTTCCAGATGGAGAAGAACGCGCTGCACATCTGGCCTCGGGGCGCCTTCATGCTCATCGCGCTGCCGAACGAGGACGGCAGCTTCACCTGCACGCTCTTCCTGCCGTTCGAAGGGCCGGTGAGCTTCGCGTCCCTGGACTCCCCCGAGAAGGTGCAGGCCTTCTTCGAGGAGCAGTTTCCGGACGCCGTTCCGCTCCTGCCGGAGCTGACGCACGACTTCTTCCACAACCCCACGGGGACGATGGTCACCGTGAAGAGCGCGCCCTGGCACGTGGGAGGGCGCGCGCTGGTGCTGGGAGACGCGGCGCACGCCATCGTGCCGTTCTTCGGCCAGGGGATGAACTGCGGCTTCGAGGACTGCGTGGTGCTCGATGGGTGCCTGGCGCGCCACCAGACGTGGGAGGACGCCTTCGGGGAGTTCTTCGGGCTGCGCAAGACGAACGCGGATGCCATCGCGGACATGGCGGTGGAGAACTTCACGGAGATGAGCAGCAGCACCGCCAGCGCGCGCTTCCTGCTGGAGAAGCAGGTGGAGAAGGCGCTGCTCAACGCGTTTCCGGGCCAGTTCCTGAGCCGCTATTCGCTGGTGAGCTTCAGCCGGGCTCCCTACCGCCTGGCCTACGAGGCCGGTACGCGGGCGGGAGGCATCGTGTCGGAGCTGGCCGAGGGCCTGTCGCGCGTGGAAGACGTGGACATGGAGCGGGCCGCCCGGCTCATCCAGGAACGGCTGGTGCCATTCATGAAGGAGCACGCGGATGGATTTCGGACTGAAGGATAAGCGGGCGCTGGTGCTGGGGGCCTCCGGTGGCCTGGGATTCGCCATCGCCTCGACACTGGTGAAGGAGGGGGCGAAGGTAGCCATCTGCTCGCGCAGCGAGGAGCGGATTCGTGCCGCGGCATCGAGCATGGGGGCGGTGCAGGGCATCGCCGCGGACCTCACCGCGCCGGGGAGTACCCGTTCGGTCGTGGAGAAAGCCATCACGGCGCTGGGCGGCGTGGACATCTTGGTCATCAACACCGGAGGCCCCCCGAAAGGCGGCATCCTGGATGTGACAGACGCTCAGTGGCAGGAAGGCTTTCAGAGTCTGTGGATGGGCGCGGTGGAAGGGATTCGCGCGGCAGTGCCAGGAATGAAGGAACGGAACTGGGGCCGCATCGTGATGGTGACCTCCTCTTCGGCCCGCGAGCCCATGCCAGGGCTCACCATCTCCAGTGGCCTGAGGGCAGGCCTGATGGGGCTCACCAAGATTGTCAGCGACGAAGTAGCGGGCCACGGCATCACCCTGAACGCCGTACTCCCGGGCTACCACGCCACGGATCGCCTGAAACAACTGGGCATCGCCGAGGAGCGGCTCTCTTCACAAATTCCCGCGCGGCGGCTGGGGCGTCCGGAAGAGCTGGGCGCCTTGGTGGCATTCCTGGCTTCGGAGCAAGCGGCGTACATCACCGGTCAATCCATCGTAGCCGACGGTGGCGCGTCTCGCAGCTTTTAAAATAAGAATAGCCCGACGCCTATGCATATGGCGCGGAATTCGAGATGCCGAGAGAATAATCTCGTGCACGAACGGCACGCAGCTCAACGTGATGTTCTGCCCCGCAGGCTGATTCTCTCCTCCTCTGGAGTTTCCCGGCGCCCAGTCCTCCCCCGAGGGCTGGGCATTGTTCTATCTGCTCACGGTCAAGCCAACCTCCCGCTTCTTGTAACGTGTTAGGTTACAAGGGGGGCGGGGGCGTATCAGTTCATGTTACAAATCTGGACTTGAGCGCCTTGGCGCACGGGCGGGGCAGCGGTGGAAGGGGCCGGTGGAATGAAATGTGCATCTCGCATTGCCCTCGAAGTATTCAGTTGCGCGATACCCTAACGTTTCACTCTTCCCCCGCCGAGGTGTCCCATGAAGACCCATGCAAAGAAGACCCGCTCGAAGAAGGCCAATCAATTCATCGCCTCGCTGCTGAAGGACAGCACGAAGGGCCCCATTGATATCTGTAAGATCTGTAACTTCTGCATGCTCTGCAACATTTGCCGGATTGGCAGCAAGTAGGGCATTTGGGCTGCGGGTGCCATCGCCCGCCAGAAGAGCGATGGCACTTGCGTTCTTCCGGGCGACGCGAGCGAGGGCATGATGAAAAAGGCAGCGAAGAGGCGGACTGTGCGCGGGCAGCAGAACCTTCGGCCTTCGAGAAGGAAGAAGGTATGCTCGCTGGCAGAGGCCCTGTCCTACCGCAACGAGAAGGTTCTGCGGCGTTTCCTGGATGTCTATGCCGTGCCCGAAGCGGAGGCACGTGAGCTCTTCCACGAGACGAAGAAGTGGTTGTGGCTTTGTGCGCGCAGCATCGAGTCAAAGGGACCCCGGTTGGCCGTGCAGGCCCCGCTGCTGATGATCGATGAGATGTGGCACACCTTCATGCAGTACACGATGGATTACCAGCGCTACTGCCTGGACCGGTTGGGCATCTTCGTCCACCACCTGCCGGCGAACTCGAGCGACAAGCTGCGAGAGCGCAAGCGCTACGAAGCCAACCCCGAGCGTTTCATGAAGCGGTACCAGGCTGCGTTGAAGCGGCAGTACGGCTTCATCTATGACGAGCTGGGGGAAGAGCGGGGGGAGGCGACCCTGCTCAAGTGGTATCAGGAATATCCCAAGCGTTATTCCCTCGAGTTTCTTGAGCTGCACCGTATCCCCTACACCCAGGAGGAGCACGCCTCGCAGTCCCCAGCGCTCCCCGCCTCGGGCGCTCCCGCCGTAGCGGCCTGACACTGACGCGGGCCCGGCAACTCGCTCGAAGCCGCCGGACCCCCGAACGCAGCCGGAAGCCTGGGTAAGCCCCCGGTTCACCCAGCCGGGCGAGCAGCCGAGCTCCCTGAAACCAGCCCGCTGCCTGACAAGATCCTCGTACAGCCCTGGGCCCGGTTCGCCTCGGCCCACGCCCGCTCATGGCGAAAGGGCTCTTGGAACCGGCATCCCTGTCTCATTAGAATCGCAAACCCGATGGAAATCGCCCGACTCGCGAGTACGCCTGAGCTGAACAATGTGCTGCTCATCAGCGCCACCTTGGCGGTTTCGTTGTTGGCCCTCTGGACTGTGCTGGTCACCTCGAGCTTCCTGATCCAGCAGGGAGTCCGTGCGAGCGGGATTCAGGTGCTCGCCGCCTTTGGAGAAGGACTCTACCGGCGGGCACGGCTGCTGGCCGCGCTCCTGTCCTGCCTGCTGGCTTTGGCGGGCATCGCCCTGCTGGGCCGGGCCCTGTGGTTGGGCGTGGACCTGCAGCCGCAGTTCAACATGCTGGTGGGGGAGGCGACCCCGGAGGTCCTCCAGTCCCTGGGAAGGGGCATGGGGCTGCTGGTGCTGCTGTTCGTGGGCTTCTATGCCCTGCAGCGCAGTGGCCAGCGGCTGCTGAGTGCGGCCGAACGCAGGTTGCGCGAGCGCCAGCTCCACGAGACGCAGCGCGTCCATGCCGAGAAAGCCCTGGCGCACCTGCCCTCCATCATCAACCTCGCGCTCGCCAACGCCGTGGTGCATCTGTCGGTCGCGGCTATCGAGATGCCCGCCCCGGCGGAGTGGCTTCTCACAACCACCCTTTACATCCTGCTGGCCGTCTCGGGCGGACGCGGCTTCGTGAGCTTTCTCTACTTCCTGACCGAGCGGCTGGTCGCGTCGTGGGAGGAAAAGGGGAAGGGCTCACATCTCGAGGAGTACTACGCCGTCCTGCGCCGGTTGCTCCCGGTGGGGCAGAAGTGCATCGAGGCCATCACCTACATCTCGGTGGCAACGCTGGTGGTCCGCAGGTTCCAGACCCTGGAGTCCTTCGCGCCCTACGGTCCCGTGCTCATCCGGGTCGTCTCGATGTACTTCGCGGCCAGCGTGGTCGTCGAGTTCAGCCGCGTGATGATTTCGCGGCTGCTCTTCACGGCCGCGAGCGTGGCGGATGATGTGCAGAGGCGGCGCAGCACGTTCATCCACCTGCTCCAGAGCATCTTCAAGTACGTCATCTACTTCTGCGTCTCCATGATGGTCCTCAGCGACTTCGGGGTTGATCCGACGCCCATCCTCGCGGGCGCGGGAATCGTGGGCCTCACGGTCGGCCTGGGAGCTCAGACCATCGTCCAGGATCTGCTCAACGGCATCTTCCTCCTGTTCGAAGATCAGATTCTCAACGGGGACTACATCCGCATCGGCGAGACCGAGGGCGTGGTGGAGGAGATCACCCCGCGCGTCACGCGCATCCGCGACCGCTATGGGCGGCTGCACATCATGCGCAATGGGGAGATCAAGAACGTGATCAACTACAGCCGGGGTTGGACCCTGGCCGTGGTGGAGATGAACGTCGCGTACGAGGCGAACCTGAAGCAGGTGCTCCAGGTCATCGCCGAGGTCAGCTCCCGGCTGCCCGAGCAACTCCCGGGCAAGGCCATCGAGGTGCCGAGGGTCATGGGCATCGAAACCATCGACGAGAGCTGTCTCCGGGTCCGCATCGAGACGAAGGTGGCCCCCGGCTGCCACTACGAGGTCAAACGGGCGCTGCACTTGCTTTTGGTTGAAGGATTCCAGGCTCACCACATCGAGATTCCGTATCCCAAGTCCGTGGAGGCCACGCCGTACGCACCGCCCGCCTGACAGTGACACGTCAACGGAGGCCTGGCGTAACGCGTTCGCATCTGCGGGATCTCCAGAGGGAAGCCCCCCCTTGCACGAGCATTACCCCTGGGTGAGCAAGCCCTCAAGGCCACGTCCCATGCTTGCCTCCCATGAAGCCGTCCAAAAGGTGCGAAACTCGAACTTAGAGCCGAAGCCGCAAGAGGCGAGCCGCGCGCCAGAGGAAGCAGAGAAGGGGGAAGCAAAGAAGGAGCGAACGCCGTGACTGGATGGGGCCGGGCTGCTGCGCAGGAGGTTCGCGCATCATGTGGTCCGCCCTCGTCCTCCTAACTTTGCATCATTTCTCACGCTCACGGCTCACACCCGCAGGTTGTGAAAAACCTCGGCGCACACTTCGTGCATCGCAGAGAAATACTGGATTTTTCCATGATGAACAAACTTGCGGCAGCTGTCCTGGGATTGAGCTTCCTCTGGAGCGGGGGCACGGCCCACGCCTACATCTACAACGAGCGGATGTGCAGCTACGGCGCCACCAGTCCCCTCTGGAATGTCGGCAGCACCATGGTCGTCGACTTCACGGCGGGCGCGACGCTGTCGGCCCCCGGCACCAGCGCCATCCCCGTGGACTTCTACCTGTCCCCTACGAGCACGGTGACGTCCTCCAGCATCTTTCTCAAGACCAGCCTGAAGGCCACCATCACCTCTCCCGGCCCCAGCTGCTCGGCCATGGCCCATGACACCCTGAGCCTGCCCGCGACGACGAACGGCTCCTGCTTCGCGCTGGGCAACTATTACCTCATCGCCAAGACGGGGACGTCCCAGCTCGCCTCCTTGCAGGGCATTCAGGCCGTGGGCCACCCGACGATCACCGGCTTCTCGCCCCTGACGGCGCCCGTGGGGGGCCTCGTCACCCTCACGGGGACGAGCTTCGATAGCCAGACCGCCGTCTATTTCAACGGTGTGGCCGCCGCGCGCTCCATCGTGAACGCGACGACGCTCGTGGCCCAGGTGCCCTCGGGCGCCACGACCGGCAAGATCCGGGTCAGCCGGGCCGGCTCGACCACCACCTTCTGCAACCTGCCGCAGACCTCCAGTGCGACCTTCACCGTCGACCCGTATTGCCTGTCGACCGCCAGCTACAACAGCTACGGCGCCATCGACTACGTGGCCTCGTCCGAGTTCACGAACAACACGATCGGGCTTGGCACCTGCCCCAATTACACCAACAACACCCCGTACGTCGTGTCCGCCACGGCGGGCCAGGTGGGCAAGGAGATCGACATCCAGTTCGGCTCCTGTGGCCAGCCCAACTACGAGAAGCTGTTCAAGATGTACGTGGACTGGAATGGCGACAATGACTTCACGGATCCGGGCGAGTTCCTCATCGACGCGCCGTCCGTCTCCAGTGATGTCCTGTACACCATCACCCTCAACATCCCGACGATGGTGCTGCCGGGCACCAAGCGCATGCGCTTCATCGTCGCCGTCCACGATGACGCCGGGACGAACCCGGAGAGCGTCTTCTCGTGCGGCGCGTACAACTTCGGCGAGACCGAGGACTACCTGCTCACCATTGCCCCTGCCCCCGCCTTCGCACCCACCGCTCGCGGCTCGGAGCAGCCCCACGCGGAGCTGACGGTTTCGCGTGGAGAGGAGTCACCCTCGGTGCGGCTCGGAACGGACGCCACCGCCCTCCCGGCCCTGCGCTTCACCCTGCCTGGACAGCCGTAGTCCGGCGGCCCGGCGCGTCCTGGGCTCACTCGGTGATGGTGAACCGGACCGGGACGGTGAAGGCCGCGGAGTTGCGGCCCGTGAGCGTCACGTCCGCCTCATAGCTCCCTGGGGGCAGCGCCCCCTGGACGATGATGTGGAAGCGCGAGACGGTCCCCGTCTCCATCCAGACGGGGAAGGCCTGAGGGCACGTGGAGAACACACACGAGAGCCACTCGCCCAGGGCAATGAACGGAGTGGTAATGGCGAGGGGGACCGCCAGGAAGGGGGCAGCGATCCCCGCCTCGCCCACGGTGTCCCAGAGCTGCTCGACGGCCGTCTCCACTTCTCCGAGCGCGACGCGGACCGCCTCCTTGCCGCTGCCGGTGACCTGAAGATCCGAGAGCACCGCCTGACCGCTCAGCGTTTTCTCCCGGAAGATCACCGGGACCAGCCCGCGCTGGTTCTTCTTCAGCGTGAGGGGCGTCGCGTCATAGGACACCTCGAGCTCCGCCGGAATGAGCAACCCCGGCTCCGTCACGGCCTGGGTGAGCCGGAAGGTGTCCGCGCTCCGCACGGTACCGGGCTGGACGGTGATCTTCGCCTCGAGCCCCATCACCGCGCTGGGCAGCGGTGGGGCAGTGGCCAGCGCGGGCGAGGTGAGCGAGCCCGCGCTCACCTTGCCTCCGAGTGCGAACCCGCCGTACTCGAGCGTGCTCGACGTCACCTCGAGGTGGGAGGCGCTGTCCCAATACATCTGTCTCGCGGAGGTGATCGTCACGCTCCCGGGGAGGGCGGTGTTACCCGTGGCAGTGACCAGGACTCCGCGGGTGAAGCCTGAGAGGCTCAGGTTCCTCGGAGACACGCTCGCGGCGTCCGAGAAGAACAGGGCACTCTTCGCGTCACTCCAGTTCTCGGGGAAGGTGACTTGGGGCTTGGTGCCACCGGTGAAATAGGCGGTGCTCAGCTCGACGGCGGGCGAGGCGGTTCCGTCCTCCAGGTGGGTGCGCGTGGCGACGGCTCCAATCTCCACCTGCCCCAGCGTACCGCCGGCGATCTGGATCCGCTGGCCTTCCAGCACGAGGAGTCCCGTCTCGGCTCCGACCTGGGCGTCCGCGAAGAAGAGGTAGTGCTTGTTGTCCGGGAAGAGGGGCCCTGTGGCGAAAACGCCGGAGTCGACCTGCACCCGCCCCTTTCCGCTGATGTGGATGGGGTTGCCGGAGAGCTCGAAGGTGGCCGGCACGCCGCGGGGGCGCCCCACGTTCTCGGCCGTCCAGCGGGCGCGGCGTTGATCGAGCGTCTCGGGGGGCTGGTTCTCATCGTCCGGCCCGGCTCCCACAGCGGGGCCGGAGGAATCACCACACCCCAGTGAGCCCAGGAGGGTGAGCACGGCACATACCGACGCCAGGGATCTGCTCAGGTTTCGCATGAACGCTCCATCACGGCCGGCCCACGGTTGACCGGTGTATTGTCCGTGGGCTGACGTTCTGGATCATGCCGCGGTGCGCAGGCCCTCCGTCAGGCGCTCATGGTACTGGCCAACAGTAAACTTCCGGGGCGTGAAGCCGGTCTTGATGACTCCTGAAACGGAAGTGGGCCCATGGCGCGTGCTGGAGCAGCGCGGCCAGGGCTCCTACGGCGCCGTCTATCGCGTCGAGAGGGCAGGGCACCCGGAGCAGGGGCCTTTCGCATTGAAGCTGGCGCTCCACTTGAACGATCCGCGTTTCGAACGCGAGGGGGAGCTGCTCTCCCGTCTCCAACACGCAGGCATTCCCCGGCTGGTGGAGCGGGGCACCTGGGAAGTGCAGGCAGGAGGGGGCTTCCCCTTCATCGTCATGGAGTGGGTGGAGGGAGTCCCCCTCTACGAGTGGGCTGCGCAGCACCCGCTGACCTCGCGCCAGGCCCTGAGGCTCTTGGCCCAGGTGGCCTCCGCGTTGGCGGCCACACACGAAGCAGAAGGCGTTCACCGGGACGTCAAGGGGGACAATATTTGGGTGCGGACGCGGGATGCCGGGGCCGTGCTGATGGACTTCGGCTCGGCGTATTACCGAAGGGCCCGAGTGCTCACGCACCAGTTTCCGCCGCCAGGAACGCCCGAGTATCAGACCCCCGAATGCCAGCGCTACCAGTGGGAAGCCCGGCATCAGCCGTCGGCCCGCTACGAGGCCCAGCCCGCCGATGACCTGTATGCCCTGGGAGTGACGGCTTACCGGCTCGTCACGGGCAGGTATCCACCAGCCTTGGACATGAGGGTGACAGAACAAGGGTTCGAGTTCTTTCGGCCACCGAGGCTCCCCCCCGAGGCCCTGGTCTCTGTGAGTCCGGAACTGGCGGAGATTATCCAGCAGTTGCTCTCCGATGATCCTTCAGGGAGGGGCACCACCCAGGAAGTAGCCGAGGTGCTGGAGCATCTCGCGATGACCGCCGGGCCTCAAGCGGACCACCGCATCACCCCGTTGCCGGCTCGATCAAACCCCGCTCAGCCACTCCAGCCGCGCTCGTCTCGGGCCGAGGCCCCATGGCTGGCGATGGCCGCGCTGGTCTACCTGTGGATCGGGGCTTGGTGGATGAAAGAGGGACACGTGCCTGTGCCAGAAAAGGTTCCGCAATCACAGGTCCATGAACAAAGGGACGGTGGAACGGTAGGCCTTGGAGCGCAGGTGCTCGCCAGTCCTCCAGAGGCGCGCCCAGATGAGCCGGGAATGAGTGGGATCGCTCTCGACATCCCCAAGAAGCCGCTGCCCGGGCAGCGGCTTCCTCCTTGTGAAAGGTACACGGTGGAGATCCATGGGGGATGCTGGGCACAGGTGAGCGGTGCGGTATCACCTTGCAGTGCCAGTATGTATGAATGGAAAAAGGCGTGTTACCTGCCCCTTATTGCTCCAAGCAGGCCGTCGACCTCAGACACTCCATAGGGAGTGCTTTCCACGTTGTTCCTACGGCATGGCGTTCCACATGCCCATCACTTTGGAACTGGTGTGGGCTCAAGGCGTTGTGCGCCCGCCGATTTCCGGAAAACGTCCGTACGTCCGTAAGAGCGCATCCAAGTGGGCAGGGTTGTCAAGATCGAGCGGAGTAGGGGTGAGCTGGATCAGCCAACCACCGGTCGCGGTGCGCCGCGACCGCGAGAGCAGGTCCACGTCTCGCGCCGGATCTGGAAATCCGATAGCCTCGCAGGCGGCCGCCGACCAGTAGTTTAACCACCCCAGCCGATGTGGAATCACTGGCGAAGGAAGAGTCCACGAGAGCCTGAGCGCCGGAAGTCCACGTGGCGGCGGCTGTGGATTTGCCGCCCAGTTTTTAGTTTGGCGCGCGATATCCACTCCTGCGCTGAAGGGCGTCGCGTGCCCCCAGAACGCTTGAGCGCCCTCCGCGATACCCTCCAGCACATTCATGGCCGCCGCGATGTTTCCGGGAGTCAGTGGCAGTGCTGCATGGACATCGAATAGTGGCTTGCCTCCAGGAGACCTGCCTGCCGGTATTTCCAGTCCATAAGCCGTGATGAGGCCGTTCTCGCCGCCGCCATTGCAGACGAGCGGAAAGCCTGGTCCGTCTGCTCTGCCTTGGGAGATCCACGCATCGCGCTGCGGTAATGGGACGGGGGTCCCCTCTTTGGAAATCATCCACTCCAGGCGCAAGCCTGGCAACGCTCGCTCCATTTCCCGGACGACAGTCAGCGGGCGGCCGTCGTTACTCGCAAGGGCTGGAGCGTAGACAATGATGGACAGTTCATTCTGTTGCGTCGCCGTCACCTTAGCACCAGTCCATCACGATGATGACTCCATCGAGATCCGGATCTGCGAGTTCCAGCGCTGCTTTGTGCGCGGCGCTCCGTACGCCTACCCGGAAGTCGAATCCGCAGGCCCGCGCGAGGTCGCGCTCGCGCCGCAGTTCAGGCACCTGTTGTTCTGGTACCGTCCTTTGAAGATAGATCGAGTATGTGTCGAAGTTGTCAGTCTTGACCTCCCAAAGCACTCGCGCGCGCAGTTGCAGCGCATCGAAGTGCTTCCCGTTGACGAGCACATCCCAGCCCGGGAAGCTGTTCTGCGGAACCCTGTCGGCGCACGTATTGTGGAGTTCATCCCCGCCCAGGTGAGGCACGCGCTGAGGCGTACACTTTGGGCTGCGCTCCCGCTCGACGGGAGCTGGCGGCACGGGAGGCCAGTTCTGGCCTGAGGGCTTCGGCTTGGGGCTCCGTTTCGACAGGGCGGCCGCTGAGGTCTCTGTTGGGAGCACAGGCCGTCCGTCTTCAGGACGAACCCCGCTCAACTCATGCGCATCCAGTGCTTCCTGGATGGCGACGGCAATCACCACCGCGCCCGTGAGAATCACGGCGCCCACAACGATCTCCGGCGCTGCCAGGATGCAGACGCCGATTCCTACGGCAGCAGCCCCCGCGGAAGCGACGGCGCATCTCCCGGTGGGGTCTCGAAACCGGACCTTTTCGTGGTCGAGCGAATGGAAGCACCGGTCCACCAGCACGGGCCAGGGGTGGGACGCCTCCTGGACGACGCACCGTCCCTCGTCCTTCCACGGCAGGGCCGCCGCTCTCTGGAGGTTGGCGAGTCTCGGATTCCGGATCACTGGCGCCTTCGGACGCGGTGTCGGCGCAGCGCAGGCCGAGAGAAGGAGCAGAAGCGCGGCGTAGGCTCGGAGACCCATGGTTTCGTCCGTTCAATCAAGCCAGGACATGGTAGGTCAAGGACGGCCCGGGGCCCCAGATGACTTCCCGCCGCAGCTCATAGGGGTGACGCCCTCGGTCATGTGCACCTCGTCGAGCCCGGCGGTCCCGTCCGGGGCCGAGTACCCGCGGCCGAAGACATAGAGGGTCCCGCTGCCCGCAGCCTTCGCGGACTGGATGTCAGAACCGCTCCGCGCCCTCCAGCGTTGGCGTCTCCTGATACCCGTCATGCGGTTCAAAGTGTCCACCATGTCCTGGCGCATCGTCTTGGTCTTCTGCCTCCTATCGATGCTGCCCCCCCAGGGGGTGGCCCAGGAGGCGCGTCCGGCTGAAAAGTCCGCGCTCCTGCTCATTCCCGAGGATACGGCGCTGCCCGCCATGGCGACGCTTGTCGCCAGTCTCCGCTCCTCCTTGTGGGAGGCCCAGGGCGGCCCGATCACCCTGGATGTCGAGAGCCTGGATCTGGGTTGGGCCCGCGGGCCTGCCTACACACACGCCCTGCACACCTGGTATCTGGCCAAGTACCGGGAGCGCCGGCCGGATGCCCTCATCGCCTTCCGTTCCGACGCCATCCAGCTGGCCCTGCAGTTGCGCCGGGAACTGTGGCCGGATATCCCGATGATCGTCCTCTCCGAGAACGAACGGCTCTGGGCGCAGGAGCCTCGCCCGGAGCGGGTGGCGGGTCTCTGGCTGCATTATGACATGCGGGCTACCGCGGAGCTGGCCCTGCAGTTGCTGCCCAGCACACGGAGGCTGGCGCTCATCAACGGCTCCAGCCCCTGGGAGCGCGCTCAGCAGGAGCAGATGGTGCGAGAGCTGCAACCGCTGCTGGCGCAGCGGGGGCTGGAGCTCATCGACCTGAGCAACCTGCCGTTGGCCGGGCAGCTCGAGCGAGCGAGGACCCTGCCGGACGACACCACGGTCCTCACCTTCAGCTTTATCAGCGATACCAGCGGGAGACCCTTCGTGGGGCGCGAGATCGCACGCATGTTGCTCTCCGCCAGCAACCGGCCCTGCTTCACCCTCCACGACACCGTCCTGGGGCTGGGGTTCGTCGGCGGAGCGCTCGTCAGCTACGAGGCCGTGGGCCAACAGCTGGGCATGCTTACCTCCCGCGTGTTGCGCGGAGCGCAGGAGGAATTCCTCGCACCCCTGGCGCCGGCCCCCGTGGACACGCTGACGGCCGATGCCCGCGCGCTGCGGCGCTGGGGCATCCCCCGCGATCGGGTGCCTCCCGGCGTACGGCTCGCCTTCGACGAGCCCACGCTCTGGGAGCGCTATCGCTGGTGGGTCCTGGGGGCCCTGATAATCAGTGGCCTGCAGGCGCTGGTGGCCGG from Stigmatella aurantiaca encodes:
- a CDS encoding mechanosensitive ion channel family protein, whose amino-acid sequence is MEIARLASTPELNNVLLISATLAVSLLALWTVLVTSSFLIQQGVRASGIQVLAAFGEGLYRRARLLAALLSCLLALAGIALLGRALWLGVDLQPQFNMLVGEATPEVLQSLGRGMGLLVLLFVGFYALQRSGQRLLSAAERRLRERQLHETQRVHAEKALAHLPSIINLALANAVVHLSVAAIEMPAPAEWLLTTTLYILLAVSGGRGFVSFLYFLTERLVASWEEKGKGSHLEEYYAVLRRLLPVGQKCIEAITYISVATLVVRRFQTLESFAPYGPVLIRVVSMYFAASVVVEFSRVMISRLLFTAASVADDVQRRRSTFIHLLQSIFKYVIYFCVSMMVLSDFGVDPTPILAGAGIVGLTVGLGAQTIVQDLLNGIFLLFEDQILNGDYIRIGETEGVVEEITPRVTRIRDRYGRLHIMRNGEIKNVINYSRGWTLAVVEMNVAYEANLKQVLQVIAEVSSRLPEQLPGKAIEVPRVMGIETIDESCLRVRIETKVAPGCHYEVKRALHLLLVEGFQAHHIEIPYPKSVEATPYAPPA
- a CDS encoding FAD-dependent oxidoreductase, with translation MPAIDQTQTVTLAGAGLVGSLLAMFLARRGFQVEVLERRADMRKEQGSAGRSINLAISARGLHALRQVGLEQEALRHAIPMRGRMIHPLSGELSLQPYGKDDSQHINSISRAWLNKSLMTHAEETNRVSIRFKQRIQHVDFDTGALTVLDEPSGTTREERAAVLLGTDGSGSAVRQEMMRLPGYHSTQEPLGHGYKELTIPAGQGSTFQMEKNALHIWPRGAFMLIALPNEDGSFTCTLFLPFEGPVSFASLDSPEKVQAFFEEQFPDAVPLLPELTHDFFHNPTGTMVTVKSAPWHVGGRALVLGDAAHAIVPFFGQGMNCGFEDCVVLDGCLARHQTWEDAFGEFFGLRKTNADAIADMAVENFTEMSSSTASARFLLEKQVEKALLNAFPGQFLSRYSLVSFSRAPYRLAYEAGTRAGGIVSELAEGLSRVEDVDMERAARLIQERLVPFMKEHADGFRTEG
- a CDS encoding GEVED domain-containing protein, with translation MMNKLAAAVLGLSFLWSGGTAHAYIYNERMCSYGATSPLWNVGSTMVVDFTAGATLSAPGTSAIPVDFYLSPTSTVTSSSIFLKTSLKATITSPGPSCSAMAHDTLSLPATTNGSCFALGNYYLIAKTGTSQLASLQGIQAVGHPTITGFSPLTAPVGGLVTLTGTSFDSQTAVYFNGVAAARSIVNATTLVAQVPSGATTGKIRVSRAGSTTTFCNLPQTSSATFTVDPYCLSTASYNSYGAIDYVASSEFTNNTIGLGTCPNYTNNTPYVVSATAGQVGKEIDIQFGSCGQPNYEKLFKMYVDWNGDNDFTDPGEFLIDAPSVSSDVLYTITLNIPTMVLPGTKRMRFIVAVHDDAGTNPESVFSCGAYNFGETEDYLLTIAPAPAFAPTARGSEQPHAELTVSRGEESPSVRLGTDATALPALRFTLPGQP
- a CDS encoding DUF5953 family protein, producing the protein MTATQQNELSIIVYAPALASNDGRPLTVVREMERALPGLRLEWMISKEGTPVPLPQRDAWISQGRADGPGFPLVCNGGGENGLITAYGLEIPAGRSPGGKPLFDVHAALPLTPGNIAAAMNVLEGIAEGAQAFWGHATPFSAGVDIARQTKNWAANPQPPPRGLPALRLSWTLPSPVIPHRLGWLNYWSAAACEAIGFPDPARDVDLLSRSRRTATGGWLIQLTPTPLDLDNPAHLDALLRTYGRFPEIGGRTTP
- a CDS encoding DUF6310 domain-containing protein; translated protein: MLVDRCFHSLDHEKVRFRDPTGRCAVASAGAAAVGIGVCILAAPEIVVGAVILTGAVVIAVAIQEALDAHELSGVRPEDGRPVLPTETSAAALSKRSPKPKPSGQNWPPVPPAPVERERSPKCTPQRVPHLGGDELHNTCADRVPQNSFPGWDVLVNGKHFDALQLRARVLWEVKTDNFDTYSIYLQRTVPEQQVPELRRERDLARACGFDFRVGVRSAAHKAALELADPDLDGVIIVMDWC
- a CDS encoding serine/threonine-protein kinase, producing the protein MTPETEVGPWRVLEQRGQGSYGAVYRVERAGHPEQGPFALKLALHLNDPRFEREGELLSRLQHAGIPRLVERGTWEVQAGGGFPFIVMEWVEGVPLYEWAAQHPLTSRQALRLLAQVASALAATHEAEGVHRDVKGDNIWVRTRDAGAVLMDFGSAYYRRARVLTHQFPPPGTPEYQTPECQRYQWEARHQPSARYEAQPADDLYALGVTAYRLVTGRYPPALDMRVTEQGFEFFRPPRLPPEALVSVSPELAEIIQQLLSDDPSGRGTTQEVAEVLEHLAMTAGPQADHRITPLPARSNPAQPLQPRSSRAEAPWLAMAALVYLWIGAWWMKEGHVPVPEKVPQSQVHEQRDGGTVGLGAQVLASPPEARPDEPGMSGIALDIPKKPLPGQRLPPCERYTVEIHGGCWAQVSGAVSPCSASMYEWKKACYLPLIAPSRPSTSDTP
- a CDS encoding SDR family oxidoreductase, with amino-acid sequence MDFGLKDKRALVLGASGGLGFAIASTLVKEGAKVAICSRSEERIRAAASSMGAVQGIAADLTAPGSTRSVVEKAITALGGVDILVINTGGPPKGGILDVTDAQWQEGFQSLWMGAVEGIRAAVPGMKERNWGRIVMVTSSSAREPMPGLTISSGLRAGLMGLTKIVSDEVAGHGITLNAVLPGYHATDRLKQLGIAEERLSSQIPARRLGRPEELGALVAFLASEQAAYITGQSIVADGGASRSF